One Micromonas commoda chromosome 7, complete sequence genomic window carries:
- a CDS encoding acetyl-coa carboxylase (ACC.Carries out three functions: biotin carboxyl carrier protein, biotin carboxylase and carboxyltransferase. TargetP predicts a 97 AA mitochondrial TP.) has product MAVSLLVNPIEPLRLRPAILFHGLGAVKAIRSLRLWEYETFRTHEILHIVCMATEDDVKANAEYIRLADEFITVEGGSNRNNYANVDLIVKVARRCQADAVWPGWGHASENPKLPAALAYHDIAFLGPSAESMDAVGDKICANILAQSCDVNVIPWSGSGLTVPDISIPEDVLLAATLGDLAQAEESAKKVGFPLMIKASEGGGGKGIRMVSNMEELRTGFVQVQAEVPGSPVFIQQLSTNSRHLEVQVVADKHGNAISLYGRDCSVQRRHQKIIEEGPVTVAPRELCEELERGAVRLAKKVRYSGVGTVEYLYNITTGEYSFLEVNPRLQVEHPVTETITGVNLPAVQLQIAMGIPLNKMPHIRRFYGQADPNGVTPIDFDTAPQNPPMGHCMAARVTAEDPESGFKPTSGAIHSLHFRSLPGVTGNFSVGLTGGVHQFADSQFGHIFAHKPTRDEAGTLLVHALSELSIRGEIHTNVKYLCSLIEKDQFRADLHSTAWLDGLIAEQDRAQALDDHLVVVCGAVMRAASRHQELESRVVDALTRGVPPEAWMTNLSEHSFELIYKDIKYSLRVTMGSHTLFYIHVNGEAVCEAEVLVLQDGGLKVLLGGRAHSVYTEPSKVGLKVHVDGHPCFFPDDFDPTKMSAPGTGKLIRYLVPDGGRAVEGVAYCEVEVMKTVMPLLATSTGLVTHLLQPGAALETGDALCAVEVEDPSSVKVSQPFSGEFTKIESRKLTGALKDDGALVKFNVNTAGIHQLLAGYDFNKTADPVTPLLEVLGTLELALDDFSETKQAVSSRASKAALAELASIEEFMQSAMVTDDGTDVVSVAVKRVRDLIDEHGPDFAPLRSFVDQFEGGLHMNRVRVLTRHLETFLDAEEPFACSASFEDAIMVLRSRYRGDASAVVQYAHAHSRLAQRSALILKILDEVSSNDMIDAQPMLEAVRRLMKLESASQSGYKEVSYRARQIIVVKQDASRKSRRERMKAMSGSNLAMASGGNLEKLAHSRQESLSDFGLASAGSLYGGSMDDLTSLNGSETESSLGPGTPGVPGDRTKRRSVGTLFLDNTNTLARFNSYANLAEEIGMIRGHEEAEQEDDGPSWQTLFEAPSETEKFAAIEALFAAAGIDLPATQGAGPHVFDADPAVTFVRLDGGRNLVLFAPSLGHAVSALPEANAEKPEELAFVINYPRLHGREDRDIRDAAQAFVSGQHLAGAISLATSRVAVTLLAIGERPQHFTFARNFANGSLVPASAAPAHLPPPSPTSSPLAPEGEFKEVSVARGFWPHMAAQMEVERLANFQVECVGMISSRTHGKRTRNWVNASEYSIGVFLAEEVVPQSRRGAKLPQRDRRVFLRAAVYHKELLLAGVEAPNGGHKRTPSGSVSIDLDSLADHKWTSVHDDSVLADVLGSLELAVGQHGTAWNHVYINMVGTTVEDLPRIEAAIASFIHLTFEDLRRLKVSCVEVRVGGGEVVALNTSGLKFKMTSTVHDTLVPAPRPPLYPLLDTIQRKRMICQNLNSTYAYDFPEIFANVLAEKGGNGEDAPQPGIKRLVELVLELPAGSSHQLVVPGHGKSGNLVEVERAPGMNDVGMVCWRATLVTEEYQNGRDIILVANDITHMSGSFSPREDAVYRAAFDLAVAEGLPCVYISSNSGARIGLDEAVKAAFKVAWVDASKPSRGFEYLYLTEDDYEMLGTNGRVLADRVVDSETGQVRFALTDVCGGQGVECLQGSGEIAAATSRAYKSTVTLAYVTGRSVGIGAYCSRLCQRVIQHNDAPLILTGASALNKVLGREVYTSNAQIGGPKVMANNGVSHMVVPDDVRGVSNILRWLSFVPAKKGAPLPFTLPKGDGFDTIHRPVGFTPANAPHDPREMLQHFFDRGSFMEVMTDWGRSVVTGRARLGGLPIGAIAVETRTSEKTVPADPAFEGAQITEETQAGQVWFPDSAFKTAQAIGDMNREGLPLIIFANWRGFAGGLRDMYGEILKYGAYIVDALREYKQPIFVYIPTNGELRGGAWVVIDSSINPEQMEFYAAQGSKGGVLEPEGVVDIKFRRADLVKVMKRSLPQMQNVGDDDGAEKKLEKELMPTFKQLATHFAALHDTPGVMLHKRAIKEIVPWDKSREFFASRLRMRVAEERVKELIRAQCPVITNEQMASHLSELRETLEEIAAAEDEAVVPEEKEEVMRFIEGIGA; this is encoded by the exons ATGGCTGTAAGTCTCCTTGTCAATCCGATCGAgcccctccgcctccgccccgcgATTCTTTTCCACGGAC TGGGGGCGGTGAAGGCAATCCGGTCGCTCAGGCTCTGGGAGTACGAGACGTTCAGGACGCACGAGATTTTGCACATCGTGTGCatggcgacggaggacgacgtcaaGGCCAACGCCGAGTACATCAggctcgcggacgagttcATCACCGTCGAAGGAGGCTCCAACCGGAACAACTACGCCAACGTGGATCTGATCGTCAAGGTGGCGCGCAGGTGCCAGGCGGACGCGGTTTGGCCCGGGTGGGGTCACGCCTCGGAGAATCCAAAGCTCCCAGCTGCGCTCGCGTACCACGACATCGCCTTCCTCGGACCGTCCGCGGAATCGATGGATGCCGTCGGTGACAAGATCTGCGCGAATATCCTGGCGCAGTCGTGCGACGTGAACGTGATCCCCTGGTCGGGTTCCGGTCTGACGGTCCCGGACATCTCGATTCCCGAGGATgtgctgctcgcggcgacgctcggggACCTGGCCCAGGCGGAAGAGAGCGCCAAGAAGGTTGGGTTCCCGCTGATGATTAAGGCTtcggagggaggcggcggcaaggGGATCCGTATGGTGTCGAACATGGAGGAGCTCCGCACGGGATTCGTTCAGGTTCAGGCGGAGGTGCCCGGCTCTCCCGTGTTCATCCAGCAGCTGTCGACCAACTCCAGGCATCTGGAGGTTCAGGTCGTAGCTGACAAGCACGGCAACGCAATCTCCCTGTACGGACGCGACTGCTCGGTGCAGCGCAGACACCAAAAAATCATAGAGGAAGGTCCCGTGACTGTTGCGCCGAGGGAGCTGTGCGAGgagcttgagcgcggcgctgtcAGGCTCGCAAAGAAGGTTCGGTACAGCGGAGTGGGAACCGTGGAGTACCTCTACAACATCACCACGGGCGAGTACTCTTTCCTGGAGGTGAACCCGCGTCTGCAGGTGGAACATCCGGTGACAGAGACAATTACGGGAGTTAACCTTCCCGCGGTGCAGCTCCAGATTGCCATGGGCATCCCCCTGAACAAGATGCCTCACATTAGAAGGTTCTACGGTCAGGCTGATCCCAACGGTGTCACCCCGATTGACTTTGACACCGCGCCCCAGAACCCACCCATGGGACACTGCATGGCGGCGAGAGTGACCGCGGAGGATCCAGAGAGCGGCTTCAAGCCCACGTCAGGTGCGATTCACTCGCTCCACTTCCGATCCTTGCCCGGTGTCACCGGCAACTTCTCCGTCGGCCTCACCGGGGGCGTGCACCAGTTTGCGGATAGCCAGTTTGGGCACATCTTCGCGCATAAGCCAACCAGAGACGAGGCCGGCACTTTGCTGGTCCATGCGCTCTCAGAACTCAGCATCCGGGGCGAGATCCACACGAACGTCAAGTACCTTTGTTCGCTCATCGAGAAGGATCAGTTCCGAGCCGACCTACACTCCACCGCGTGGCTGGACGGGTTGATTGCGGAGCAGGACAGAGCCCAGGCGCTGGACGACCACCTCGTGGTTGTGTGCGGCGCGGTCATGCGCGCTGCATCCAGACACCAGGAGCTGGAGAGCAGGGTGGTTGATGCGCTGACCCGAGGGGTGCCCCCAGAGGCGTGGATGACCAACCTGTCCGAGCACTCCTTCGAGCTCATCTACAAGGACATCAAATACTCTCTGCGAGTCACCATGGGCAGCCACACCTTGTTTTACATCCACGTCAACGGCGAGGCGGTGTGCGAAGCGGAGGTGCTGGTACTGCAAGACGGCGGTTTGAAGGTGCTTCTCGGAGGCAGGGCGCACAGCGTGTACACCGAGCCCTCAAAGGTTGGTCTCAAGGTGCACGTCGACGGGCACCCTTGCTTCTTCCCGGATGACTTTGACCCGACAAAGATGAGCGCGCCAGGGACTGGTAAACTCATCAGGTacctcgtccccgacggGGGAAGGGCCGTGGAGGGCGTGGCGTACTGCGAGGTGGAGGTGATGAAGACCGTCATGCCTCTCCTCGCCACCAGCACCGGATTGGTGACGCATTTGCTGCAGCCAGGTGCAGCACTCGAGACAGGTGACGCGCTCTGCGCGGTTGAGGTTGAGGATCCCTCCTCGGTGAAGGTGAGCCAGCCGTTCAGCGGCGAGTTCACCAAGATCGAGTCGCGCAAACTCACCGGTGCCCTCAaagacgacggcgccctaGTCAAGTTCAACGTAAACACGGCGGGAATCCACCAGCTGCTCGCTGGATACGACTTCAACAAGACGGCTGATCCGGTGACGCCGCTGCTGGAGGTTCTCGGCACCCTGGAgctggcgctcgacgacTTCTCCGAGACTAAGCAGGCTGTCAGTTCCAGGGCGTCCAAGGCGGCACTTGCAGAGCTTGCGTCTATCGAGGAGTTCATGCAAAGCGCCATggtcaccgacgacggcaccgatGTCGTCTCAGTCGCGGTGAAGCGGGTCCGCGATCTCATCGATGAGCACGGACCGGATTTTGCGCCGCTGCGGTCCTTCGTCGATCAGTTCGAGGGCGGCCTGCACATGAACCGCGTGAGAGTGCTGACCAGGCATCTCGAAACTTTTCTGGATGCCGAGGAGCCGTTCGCGTGCAGCGCCAGCTTCGAGGATGCCATCATGGTTCTCAGGTCCAGGTACCGGGgtgacgcgtccgcggttgTCCAATATGCTCACGCGCACTCACGACTGGCTCAAAGGTCTGCGCTGATCCTTAAGATCCTCGATGAGGTGAGCTCGAACGACATGATTGACGCACAACCAATGCTCGAGGCCGTGCGCAGACTCATGAAGCTCGAGTCCGCGTCCCAGTCTGGGTACAAGGAGGTGAGCTACAGGGCGAGGCAGATCATCGTCGTGAAGCAGGACGCCAGCCGAAAGTCCAGGCGCGAAAGAATGAAGGCCATGTCCGGTAGCAACCTCGCCATGGCGTCCGGCGGGAACCTCGAGAAGTTGGCGCATAGCCGTCAGGAGAGCCTCTCGGACTTTGGTCTGGCGTCTGCCGGGTCCCTTTACGGCGGAAGCATGGACGACCTTACCTCCCTCAACGGCAGCGAAACCGAGTCGTCGCTCGGTCCCGGGACACCCGGCGTGCCCGGTGACAGGACCAAGCGCAGGTCTGTCGGTACTCTCTTCCTTGACAACACCAACACTCTCGCGCGGTTCAACTCGTACGCCAACCTTGCTGAGGAGATTGGCATGATCCGCGGTCACGAAGAGGCGGAGCAGGAGGATGACGGTCCATCGTGGCAGACGCTCTTCGAAGCGCCGTCCGAGACGGAAAAGTTTGCCGCCATCGAGGctctcttcgccgccgcaggtATCGACCTTCCCGCGACCCAAGGGGCGGGACCGCACGTCTTCGACGCCGATCCCGCGGTCACGTTCGTCAGGCTGGACGGGGGCCGTAACCTGGTGCTTttcgcgccgtccctcgGCCACGCGGTTTCCGCGCTGCCCGAGGCCAACGCTGAGAAGCCGGAGGAGCTTGCGTTTGTCATCAACTATCCGAGGCTGCACGGCAGAGAGGACCGAGACattcgcgacgcggcgcaggcgttCGTCAGCGGACAACACCTCGCAGGGGCGATCTCGCTCGCCacttcgcgcgtcgcggtcaccctcctcgccatcggcgagcgcccgcaGCACTTCACCTTTGCGCGCAACTTTGCCAACGGGTCGCTCGTgccggcttcggcggcaccggcacACCTGCCTCCTCCCTCacccacctcctcgccgctcgcgcctgAGGGCGAGTTCAAGGAGGTGAGCGTGGCGAGGGGCTTCTGGCCGCACATGGCGGCGCAGATGGAGGTGGAGCGCCTGGCCAACTTCCAGGTGGAGTGCGTCGGTATGATCTCCAGCAGGACCCACGGCAAGCGCACCCGCAACTGGGTCAACGCCAGCGAGTACTCCATCGGCGTCTTCCTCGCGGAAGAGGTTGTGCCGCAGAGCAGACGGGGCGCCAAGTTGCCGCagcgcgatcgacgcgtgttccttcgcgcggcggtttACCACAAGGAGCTTCTTCTCGCCGGCGTTGAGGCTCCCAACGGCGGCCATAAGCGAACACCCTCCGGTTCGGTGTCCATCGACCTCGATTCCCTCGCGGATCACAAGTGGACCTCTGTGCACGACGACTCCGTGCTCGCGGATGTGCTCGGGTCCCTGGAGCTCGCAGTTGGCCAGCACGGCACCGCGTGGAACCACGTCTACATCAACATGGTCGGCACCACCGTGGAGGACTTGCCGAGGATcgaggcggccatcgcgagcTTCATCCACCTCACCTTTGAGGACCTCAGGCGCCTCAAGGTTTCCTGCGTCGAGGttcgcgtcggtggcggcgaggtcgtggCGCTAAACACCTCAGGTCTCAAGTTCAAGATGACCTCAACCGTGCATGACACCTTGGTTCCTGCGCCCAGGCCCCCGCTGTACCCTCTCCTGGACACCATCCAGCGCAAGAGGATGATCTGCCAGAACCTCAACAGCACCTACGCGTACGACTTCCCTGAGATTTTCGCAAACGTTCTGGCTGAGAAgggcgggaacggcgagGATGCGCCCCAGCCTGGGATCAAGCGCCTGGTGGAGCTCGTGCTGGAGCTTCCCGCGGGTTCTTCCCACCAGCTTGTCGTGCCTGGTCACGGCAAGAGCGGCAACCTGGTGGAGGttgagcgcgcgccgggtATGAACGACGTCGGCATGGTATGCTGGAGGGCGACGCTGGTGACGGAGGAGTACCAGAACGGTCGCGATATCATCCTCGTGGCGAATGACATCACTCACATGTCGGGTTCGTTCTCCCCGAGGGAAGATGCGGTGTATAGGGCGGCGTttgacctcgccgtcgctgagGGCCTCCCCTGCGTTTACATCAGCAGCAACAGCGGCGCCAGGATCGGCCTGGATGAGGCGGTCAAGGCTGCGTTTAAGGTAGCATGGGTGGATGCCTCGAAACCCAGCCGCGGGTTTGAGTACCTCTACCTCACGGAGGATGACTACGAGATGCTCGGCACGAACGGGCGGGTGCTTGCAGACAGGGTCGTGGATAGCGAGACGGGTCAGGTTCGCTTCGCGCTCACAGACGTGTGCGGCGGGCAGGGTGTCGAGTGCCTGCAGGGTAGCGGTGAGATTGCCGCTGCGACGAGCAGAGCCTACAAGAGCACGGTCACCCTCGCGTACGTCACGGGCAGGTCGGTCGGTATCGGCGCGTACTGCTCGCGGCTGTGCCAACGCGTCATCCAACACAACGACGCGCCGCTCATCCTCACCGGCGCCTCTGCGCTCAACAAGGTCCTCGGCCGCGAGGTGTACACGTCAAACGCGCAGATTGGCGGCCCGAAGGTGATGGCGAACAACGGCGTTTCTCACATGGTGGTGCcggacgacgtgcgcggcgtgaGCAACATCTTGCGATGGCTGTCCTTCGTcccggcgaagaagggcgcgcCTCTGCCGTTCACCCTGCCGAAgggcgacgggttcgacaCCATCCATCGGCCCGTTGGGTTCACCCCTGCGAATGCGCCACACGATCCGAGGGAGATGCTTCAGCACTTCTTCGACCGTGGATCGTTCATGGAGGTGATGACGGACTGGGGCAGGAGCGTGGTCACGGGTAGGGCACGCCTCGGAGGGCTTCCcatcggcgccatcgcggttGAGACGCGCACGAGCGAGAAGACTGTCCCCGCGGATCCGGCGTTTGAGGGAGCTCAAATCACGGAGGAGACGCAGGCGGGTCAGGTTTGGTTCCCCGACAGCGCGTTCAAGACGGCTCAGGCCATCGGGGACATGAACCGCGAGGGACTCCCTCTGATTATCTTCGCCAACtggcgcgggttcgccggcGGTCTGAGGGATATGTACGGGGAGATTCTCAAGTACGGCGCCtacatcgtcgacgccctgaGGGAGTACAAGCAACCTATCTTCGTGTACATCCCCACGAATGGCGAACTCAGAGGCGGCGCGTGGGTGGTTATTGACTCCAGCATCAACCCTGAGCAGATGGAGTTCTACGCGGCGCAGGGCAGCAAGGGTGGCGTCCTCGAACCCGAGGGTGTTGTTGACATCAAGTTCCGCCGTGCGGATCTGGTCAAGGTGATGAAGAGGTCCTTGCCCCAGATGCAGAacgtgggcgacgacgacggcgcggagaagaagctcgAGAAGGAACTGATGCCGACGTTCAAACAGCTGGCGACGCacttcgccgcgctgcacgaTACTCCTGGCGTAATGTTGCACAAGCGCGCCATTAAGGAGATCGTGCCGTGGGACAAGTCAAGGGAGTTCTTTGCATCCCGCCTCCgcatgcgcgtcgcggaggagcgcgtcaAGGAATTGATTCGTGCGCAGTGCCCGGTGATCACTAATGAGCAGATGGCGTCGCACCTCTCGGAGCTGCGCGAAACTCTGGAGGAgattgccgccgccgaggacgaagCGGTGGTccccgaggagaaggaggaggttATGAGGTTCATAGAAGGCATCGGCGCGTAG